One region of Corallococcus silvisoli genomic DNA includes:
- a CDS encoding PepSY domain-containing protein yields the protein MGGRWKWMGMVALCTLASACQGDNNADAASPAMMQARDSANGGPTVPVMPALAQGDNLRPQGGAPPDANAQVPPNTAPPPGATRPPAPRAAEPTRGTTAQAPANAPTRQDLTAPGNAPRAPDARQPGTQAPSEGRVMIGAQAVQARDDEAWYEGAAKAAQAAVTDTSANRPLEQVIIASSAVSGRVTHVGRDSLHVRDGDGTVYELQLDPRSRGLHQGQRVSLQELQEGTPVRAQFVLMGGRTVARDVQVRR from the coding sequence ATGGGTGGACGGTGGAAGTGGATGGGGATGGTGGCGCTGTGCACGCTGGCCTCCGCGTGCCAGGGGGACAACAACGCGGACGCGGCGTCGCCGGCGATGATGCAGGCCCGGGACTCCGCGAACGGAGGACCGACGGTGCCCGTCATGCCCGCGCTCGCGCAGGGGGACAACCTCCGGCCCCAGGGCGGTGCGCCGCCGGACGCGAACGCCCAGGTGCCCCCGAACACGGCCCCCCCTCCCGGAGCGACACGCCCGCCAGCTCCCCGGGCGGCTGAGCCCACGCGCGGCACGACCGCGCAGGCGCCCGCGAACGCCCCCACGCGACAAGACCTCACCGCCCCGGGCAACGCGCCGCGGGCCCCGGACGCTCGACAGCCCGGGACGCAGGCCCCCTCCGAGGGCCGGGTGATGATTGGCGCCCAGGCCGTGCAGGCCCGCGACGACGAGGCCTGGTACGAGGGCGCGGCCAAGGCGGCGCAGGCGGCGGTGACGGACACGTCCGCGAACCGGCCACTGGAGCAGGTCATCATCGCGTCCAGCGCGGTGAGCGGCCGGGTGACCCACGTGGGCCGCGACAGCCTGCACGTGCGCGACGGCGATGGCACCGTGTACGAGCTCCAGCTCGACCCGCGCAGCCGGGGCCTCCACCAGGGCCAGCGCGTGTCCCTCCAGGAGCTCCAGGAGGGCACCCCGGTGCGCGCGCAGTTCGTCCTCATGGGCGGTCGCACCGTCGCGCGCGACGTGCAGGTGCGGCGCTAG
- a CDS encoding acyl-CoA dehydrogenase has product MSVPRPNPLLSDRDVEFQLYEALDTASLCALPAFQEHSRDTFALLLDSTRRFAREVLAPTYRPMDAAPPVFEHGRVRVHPAMRSLYAGMVDLGLLTATRPPDVGGQQLPLTVHAVASAYLMAANLSAYGYLGLTLGAAHLLEVFGTPFLRDTFMARLYRGEWTGTMALTEPQAGSSLADVKTRATPAPDGGYRLQGSKIFISGGDQDFTDNIVHLTLARIEGAEGGTRGVSLFAVPARRPQAGALVPNDVQVAGVIHKIGWRGLPSLVLNFGEANDCHGWLVGQPGRGLACMFQMMNEARIMVGLNGVSTAAVAYQESLSYARERPQGRPTGIRDTTRAQSPIIEHADVRRMLLRQKAIVEGGLSLLLATSTQADLANHAPGESTRKRAQLLLDLLTPIAKTFPAEKGFESNALALQIHGGYGYSSEYLPEAWLRDQKLNTIHEGTTGIQGLDLLGRKAVAEGGAALHALDQEVRATTGRARAAGVDPTWSDALEDALQQVSALTLELGARGMAGEVDVMLRHSTDFLELFSVVAVAWRWLAQAAAAKEGLARAPSSEDTAFYEGKLAAAQYWFAVEVPRVPLLAHLCRTGEDSYARMHPDWF; this is encoded by the coding sequence ATGAGCGTGCCCCGCCCCAACCCGCTGCTGTCGGACCGTGACGTGGAGTTCCAGCTCTATGAAGCGCTGGACACCGCGAGCCTCTGCGCGCTGCCTGCCTTCCAGGAGCACTCCCGCGACACCTTCGCGCTCCTCCTGGACAGCACCCGCCGCTTCGCCCGCGAGGTGCTCGCCCCCACCTACCGGCCCATGGACGCCGCCCCGCCCGTCTTCGAACACGGCCGCGTGCGCGTCCACCCGGCCATGCGCTCGCTCTACGCCGGCATGGTGGACCTGGGCCTGCTCACCGCCACCCGGCCCCCCGACGTCGGCGGCCAGCAGCTCCCCCTCACCGTGCACGCCGTGGCCAGCGCCTACCTCATGGCCGCCAACCTGAGCGCCTACGGCTACCTGGGCCTCACCCTGGGCGCCGCGCACCTGCTGGAAGTCTTTGGCACGCCCTTCCTGCGCGACACCTTCATGGCCCGGCTGTACCGCGGTGAGTGGACCGGCACCATGGCCCTCACCGAACCCCAGGCCGGCAGCAGCCTCGCGGACGTGAAGACGCGCGCCACGCCCGCGCCGGATGGCGGCTACCGCCTCCAGGGCTCGAAGATCTTCATCAGCGGCGGCGACCAGGACTTCACCGACAACATCGTCCACCTGACCCTCGCGCGCATCGAGGGCGCGGAGGGCGGCACGCGCGGCGTGTCCCTCTTCGCCGTGCCCGCGCGCAGGCCCCAGGCAGGAGCGCTGGTCCCCAACGACGTCCAGGTGGCCGGCGTCATCCACAAGATTGGCTGGCGCGGCCTGCCCAGCCTCGTCCTCAACTTCGGCGAAGCCAACGACTGCCACGGCTGGCTCGTGGGCCAGCCCGGGCGGGGCCTGGCCTGCATGTTCCAGATGATGAACGAGGCGCGCATCATGGTGGGCCTCAACGGCGTGTCCACCGCCGCCGTCGCCTACCAGGAGTCGCTCTCCTACGCGCGCGAGCGCCCCCAGGGCCGCCCCACCGGCATCCGCGACACCACGCGCGCCCAGTCCCCCATCATCGAACACGCGGACGTGCGGCGCATGCTGCTGCGCCAGAAGGCCATCGTGGAGGGCGGCCTGTCGCTGCTGCTCGCCACCTCCACCCAGGCGGACCTCGCGAACCACGCGCCAGGGGAGTCCACGCGCAAGCGCGCGCAGCTGCTGCTGGACCTGCTCACGCCCATCGCCAAGACGTTCCCGGCGGAGAAGGGTTTTGAATCCAACGCGCTCGCGCTCCAGATTCATGGCGGCTACGGCTACTCCAGCGAGTACCTGCCCGAAGCGTGGCTGCGCGACCAGAAGCTCAACACCATCCACGAGGGCACCACCGGCATCCAGGGCCTGGACCTGCTCGGCCGCAAGGCGGTGGCGGAGGGCGGCGCCGCGCTCCACGCGCTCGACCAGGAGGTGCGCGCCACCACCGGCCGCGCCCGGGCCGCGGGCGTGGACCCCACCTGGAGCGACGCGCTGGAGGACGCGCTCCAGCAGGTCAGCGCCCTCACCCTGGAGCTCGGCGCGCGGGGCATGGCGGGAGAGGTGGACGTGATGCTCCGCCACAGCACGGACTTCCTGGAGCTCTTCAGCGTGGTGGCCGTGGCGTGGCGCTGGCTCGCGCAGGCCGCCGCCGCGAAGGAGGGCCTCGCCCGCGCGCCCTCCAGCGAGGACACCGCCTTCTACGAGGGCAAGCTCGCCGCCGCGCAGTACTGGTTCGCCGTGGAGGTGCCGCGCGTGCCGCTCCTGGCCCACCTGTGCCGGACGGGCGAGGACTCGTACGCCCGCATGCACCCGGACTGGTTCTGA
- a CDS encoding FRG domain-containing protein — MQERRVTSWLELQELLFAGSWNEPLGRFRTSFVYRGVPDAKLDLTATLNRQGAFVRQERDLLRAFRKYARGVPGTERLTSIWDWLALAQHHGMPTRLLDWTFSPYVALHFMTERQDLLSEDGAVWCVDYHRTNEQLPQPLREQLRLEGADVFTGEMLATVAVDLPTFDGLAGHPFVLFFEPPSLDARIVNQFALFSVMNGSGLSLNEFLGHQHLGVRRLVVPAALKWEVRDKLDQANITERVLFPGLDGLSRWLRRYYAPRPR, encoded by the coding sequence ATGCAGGAGCGTCGTGTCACATCCTGGTTGGAGTTGCAGGAGCTGTTGTTCGCGGGCTCGTGGAACGAGCCCCTGGGCCGGTTCCGGACGAGCTTCGTCTACCGAGGGGTTCCCGACGCGAAGCTGGACCTGACGGCGACGCTCAACCGCCAGGGGGCGTTCGTGCGGCAGGAGCGGGACCTGCTGCGGGCCTTCCGCAAGTACGCGCGGGGCGTGCCGGGCACGGAGCGGCTCACGTCCATCTGGGACTGGCTGGCGCTCGCGCAGCATCACGGGATGCCGACGCGGTTGTTGGACTGGACGTTCAGTCCATACGTGGCGCTGCACTTCATGACGGAGCGCCAGGACCTGTTGTCCGAGGACGGCGCCGTCTGGTGCGTGGACTACCACCGGACGAACGAGCAATTGCCCCAGCCGCTGCGTGAGCAGTTGCGGTTGGAGGGCGCGGACGTGTTCACCGGGGAGATGCTGGCGACGGTGGCGGTGGACCTGCCGACGTTCGACGGGCTGGCGGGGCATCCCTTCGTGTTGTTCTTCGAGCCGCCGTCCCTGGACGCGCGCATCGTGAACCAGTTCGCGTTGTTCTCGGTGATGAACGGGTCGGGGCTGAGCCTGAACGAGTTCCTGGGGCACCAGCACCTGGGGGTGCGGCGGCTCGTGGTGCCGGCGGCGCTCAAGTGGGAGGTCCGGGACAAGCTGGACCAGGCGAACATCACCGAGCGAGTCCTCTTCCCCGGCCTGGATGGCCTCAGCCGCTGGCTGCGCCGCTACTACGCTCCCCGTCCCCGGTAG